A window of Kribbella voronezhensis genomic DNA:
GCCGCGGACCAACTCGGCGCCGACGCTCGCCTCCGGCAAGGCGGACCGCAAGCCGCCGGTAGGCAAGACCACCACCAGCAAGACGACCGCGGGCAAGACCTCGGCCACTCCGAACACCGGCTCCGAGTCGCCGACCTTCCGCCGCGGCCAATGGATCGCCGTCGTCGACTCCGTCCAGGCAGACGCCGGGGTCGCGGCCGACCAACTGGCCAAGGGCCTCGCTGCGAAACTGATCGCGGCAGGCGTCCCCGCGAAGGCGCTGCTCGCCTCCGGCCAGTACCCGGGCCTAGCAAACAGCAGCTTCGAGCCGATCCGCGGCACCTGGATCGTCTACATCGGCCCGGTCAGCTCGGCCGACGCCGCCAACACACTCTGCGTCTCCCCGAAGACCCAGAAAGCAGTAGGCGCCATCCCAGCCTGCCCCACGTACGAACCAGCAACAGTCCACAACTGACCTCGTACGCCGCCCCGCCTCTCCGCGCGACCCCAGCACTGCGCTGCGCACCCTGACCCGCCGTACGCCGGCGCGCCTCACCGGCACGGCCAACTCGGCGTACGGAGGTGCTCAGCGGGCGGTCCAGCTCGAGGCGCTTTGGTTGCCGACGTCGGTGGTCCAGATCGGGTGGGGGGCTTGCCGGCCGTCGAGTGAAGCGACGTAGATGCGGGCCGAGGTGACGGGCCCGCGGCGGAAGGCGAGCTGGTCGCCGTGAGGGGACCAGGTCGGGTCCTGGTCGAGCGTGCTGCCGTCGGTGAACTGGCAGAGTTTGCCGCCGCCGATAGGGTTGCTGATCAGCGCTCGGTTGCAGGCCACGGGCGAGCCGTCCACGTTGGTCAGGAAGATCGCCCACGAGCCCTCGGCCAGGAAATGCCGGTACGCGATCACGCCCGGCAGCACCGGCGACCAGGCCGGGTCCGCGTCGGCGCCCGTCGTCACCTGGCGAGCTTTCTGCGTACCGTCGAGCGGCACCGTGAAGACGCCGGTGCCGACAGGAGAACCGGGCACGGGCCGGACCCGCTGCGCCTGGAAAGCAACCCGGTTGCCGTCCGGCGAGATAGCGGGATCGCTGACTCCGACACCTTGTCCCGATGCGGTGAAAAGCTGTTTCAGGACTTTGCCGTCCGTGTCGACCAAATAGAGCCCACTGGTCTTGCCCGCTAAACAGGCGACCACGAGCTGAGTCGGGACCTTGGTGTTCCACGCCGGGCGGGTGATGCCGTCCGCGCACTGCGCCGGCACTTTCGTGAACAGTGGACGCGCGCCGCTGCCGTCCGCGCCCGACACCCACAAAGCCGGCTTGGCGGGCGGCGTCGACCGCGTGAAGATCATCGATTTACGATCCGGCGACAGCACCGGCCCGGAGTCGACCCCGGCCGCAGCATTGCCGGCGAACCTGCTGAGCTTGACCGACTTGCCCGGATTGCCGGCGTCGGCCAGGTAGAGGCTCTGACCGTCGCCATTCTGAAGCGGGATGACGAGCTCCGACTCGCTGACCGGAATCCCTGCGAGCGGGAGAGCCTTCAAGGTCGGCGCCGTGACGGACGGCGTGACGGAGGTCGGCGCCGAGGTGACTACCGAGGTGGGTGTCGTGGCGGGCGGGTTCTGGGTCGCTTGGTTGTTGGAGTCGCCCGAGGTCAGCTGGATCGCCACGAACACACCGACGGCGAGCAACGCCACTCCCCCGGCAGCGATGGCGATCCGGCGCCGGGTCTCGCTCGAAATCGGTGTCCTGGTCGGTTTCGGCAGCACGCGGGACGCCGTACCGGTGCCTGCTGCACCGCCAGCCGCCTGTGACCCGCCTGCACCGACCGCCGGCAGCGATGCGGTGGCTCCGACAGCGGACAAGGGCGCGGTCGCCTCAGTGTCCGTGTATTGCACGGCGCCCAAGGCGATGTCGTGCTTCGGGTGGGTGTCCAGTGCCGTGGGAGTGGAGAAGCGCGACTGCAGCAAGTGGCTGACCAGGGGGATCCGCGAACTGCCACCGACGAGCACGATCGCGGTCAGCTGGTCGCTCGTCGTACCGGCGGCGCGTAGGGCCCGGCCGGTCGCCTCGACGGTCTGCTCGAGTGCGGGCGCTATCAGGGTCTCCAGCTCGGCGCGGGTCAGCCGGACCGACGTACTACGGCCTGGCAGGGTCACCGGGATCATCGTGTCCACGTCGACCGACAGGGCTTCCTTCGCCTCCACACAATCGCGGCGAAGCCTGGTCAGTGCGGTTCGTCCTTCCGGAGTGTCCAGGTCCAACTGCTCCATCGCCGGGCCGAGCGCGCCCACGACGTGCTGGAAAACGGCCTCGTCGAAGTCGACGCCGCCCAACTGCTCGATGCCCTCAGGATTGCCGAGGATGGTGAACCCGTTGCCGGTCTTCTCCAGCACGCAGACATCGAAGGTGCCGCCGCCGAGGTCGTAGACGGCCACCCGGTCGCCCGGCTGCAGGCGCGCCTGCGCGGCGTACTGGATCGCGGCCGCTTGTGGCTCGGGGCAGGTGACGGTCGGGCCGACGTCGGCCAGGGAGATCACCTGGTCGACCAGTTCTCGTTTGTACGCGCCCCAGTTGGCCGGGTAGGTCAGGACGATCTCGTCCGGTGGTGCGCCGCGGCGCTCGGTGGCGGTCGCGACCACCGAGGAGAGCAGGCGAGCGGACAGCGCCTGCGCCGAGAACGGCGTACCGGCGACCATCAGCGGGATCGGGTCGCCGATCCGGCGCTTGAACTCGCGGACGACCCGGGACGGATCGGTGGCACCACGGCGCTCAGCCGCCTCGCCGACCAGGAACTGGCCGTCCTCCTGCAGGTAGAGCACGGACGGGATCTGCAACGCCCGGTTGCCGAGGCCGAGCATGCTCGGTGGACCGCCGTTGCGCATCGCCGCGGCAGTGAAAGTCGTCCCCAGATCTACGCCCAGCCGATATCCCATTCCCCCACCTCGGATAAGCACCCCCGGGTCCGAATGGATCAGCCGACGGTGCACTCATCGTAGGGCAACGGCCTTAAAGTGGTCTTGGATCCACCGGGGGAAATCGCAGGGGGTTGTGATGCCGAAATTGTCGATCGCCGAGATCTACGATGCCGCGTTGTCCGCGGGATTCACGCCGCAGCAGGCAACCACCTGGACCGCCATCGCGATGGCCGAGTCGGGCGGCCGGACCGGCGCGCTCAACGACAAGGGCGAGCACTCGATGGGGCTCTGGCAGATCAACGTCGCGTCCGACGGCGGCCGCGCCAGCCGGTACGGCGACCTGAACGACCCGCGGGCGAACGCGAGGGCGGCGTACGCGATCTCGCACCACGGCACGGACATGCGGCCGTGGACCACGACGCACGACTCGCACAAGGGCACGGCGGCCGACTACCGCACCTACCTGGACGAGGTGGAAGCCGTCACCGGCGTGCAGGGCGACGACCGAGGAGTCGGCGGGTACAGCTCTCACCTGCCGCCGCCACTGCCCTCCACCAACGGGACAGCGCATCCCGCCATGCTGCAGCCCACGTCGTACGACCAGATCGACGCCGGACACACTGTCGTCGGGATGCAGTCGGACACCGACCACGACGGCCTGACGGACGCGTTCGAGCAGGCGGCCGGTACCGGTGTGAAGGTGGCCGACACCGATCACGACGGCCTCACCGACGGGTACGAGGTGGCCGTCAGCCACTCGAGCCCGCTGCTGGCCGACGGTGACTCCGACGGCCTGTCCGACAGTACGGAGGCGTCGCTGGGCAGCAATCCGCTGAAGTGGGACAGCGACAACGACGGGCTGTCGGACAGGGTCGAGCTCCAGTACGGCTCGGACCCGCAGCACGCGGACGCCGGTGACGGCGTGATCCCCGGCCCACCCCAACCCGCAGTACCGCAGCCCGCCGGGCAACAGCTCGCCGGGCAACAACTCGTCGGGCAACAACTCGTCGGGCAGCAAGCGGTGATGCAGCAGACAGGCGGCCAACTGCAGAGCATGCAGGCCGCCGGTACGCCGGGGCTCGGCGCCGGCTCCACCAAGGTGGAGCGGTTCGTCGACGTCGCCCTGGCACAGGAGGGCGACAAGTACGTCTTCGGCGTCCGGGCGAAACTGGACGATCCGAATCCGGACAAGTTCGACTGTTCCGAGCTGACCAAGTGGGCCGCGCACCAGGCCGGGGTGGAGATCCCGGACGGCGCGATGTACCAGTACCTCGATCTCAAGCAGAAGGACTCGCTGATCTCGGTCGACCAGGCCATGCACACCAAGGGCGCGCTGCTGTTCTACTTCTCGGACGAGCCGACGCCCGGCGGCGGCCGGCCGTCGAGGGCGCACGTCGCCATCAGCCTCGGCGACGGACGCACGATCGAGGCCAAGGGCACGAAGTACGGCGTGGGTGAGTTCACCGCGCACAACCGGTTCAACTACGCGGGCGTGATCCCGGGTCTCGATTCGTCGATGGCACCGGCCGGCCACGCGGCCGAATCCTTCCAGCCGGTCAGCGCTACTCCCGTCAGCCACTACGACCAGATCGACCTCGGTACGTCGATCGTCGCGCCACCGGATACAGATCACGATGGCCTCACCGATGCGTTCGAGAAGCTGGCGGGCACGAGCCCGACCTCGGCCGACACCGACAAGGACGG
This region includes:
- a CDS encoding NlpC/P60 family protein is translated as MPKLSIAEIYDAALSAGFTPQQATTWTAIAMAESGGRTGALNDKGEHSMGLWQINVASDGGRASRYGDLNDPRANARAAYAISHHGTDMRPWTTTHDSHKGTAADYRTYLDEVEAVTGVQGDDRGVGGYSSHLPPPLPSTNGTAHPAMLQPTSYDQIDAGHTVVGMQSDTDHDGLTDAFEQAAGTGVKVADTDHDGLTDGYEVAVSHSSPLLADGDSDGLSDSTEASLGSNPLKWDSDNDGLSDRVELQYGSDPQHADAGDGVIPGPPQPAVPQPAGQQLAGQQLVGQQLVGQQAVMQQTGGQLQSMQAAGTPGLGAGSTKVERFVDVALAQEGDKYVFGVRAKLDDPNPDKFDCSELTKWAAHQAGVEIPDGAMYQYLDLKQKDSLISVDQAMHTKGALLFYFSDEPTPGGGRPSRAHVAISLGDGRTIEAKGTKYGVGEFTAHNRFNYAGVIPGLDSSMAPAGHAAESFQPVSATPVSHYDQIDLGTSIVAPPDTDHDGLTDAFEKLAGTSPTSADTDKDGLPDAFEAIKSHTDPLTADTDHDGVSDPFELSAGTDPGKIPGVAGVGGQGQFAEVIRGGVVDSDHDGLTDTYETRAGLNPHSMDTDGDGLSDSTELSLGTNPAALDSDHDGISDSLEVQFGADPVNTGLGGDLGAGTGTGALTGVGDGLDHELGGIHGPEGLGGTPDSAPH
- a CDS encoding Hsp70 family protein, with product MGYRLGVDLGTTFTAAAMRNGGPPSMLGLGNRALQIPSVLYLQEDGQFLVGEAAERRGATDPSRVVREFKRRIGDPIPLMVAGTPFSAQALSARLLSSVVATATERRGAPPDEIVLTYPANWGAYKRELVDQVISLADVGPTVTCPEPQAAAIQYAAQARLQPGDRVAVYDLGGGTFDVCVLEKTGNGFTILGNPEGIEQLGGVDFDEAVFQHVVGALGPAMEQLDLDTPEGRTALTRLRRDCVEAKEALSVDVDTMIPVTLPGRSTSVRLTRAELETLIAPALEQTVEATGRALRAAGTTSDQLTAIVLVGGSSRIPLVSHLLQSRFSTPTALDTHPKHDIALGAVQYTDTEATAPLSAVGATASLPAVGAGGSQAAGGAAGTGTASRVLPKPTRTPISSETRRRIAIAAGGVALLAVGVFVAIQLTSGDSNNQATQNPPATTPTSVVTSAPTSVTPSVTAPTLKALPLAGIPVSESELVIPLQNGDGQSLYLADAGNPGKSVKLSRFAGNAAAGVDSGPVLSPDRKSMIFTRSTPPAKPALWVSGADGSGARPLFTKVPAQCADGITRPAWNTKVPTQLVVACLAGKTSGLYLVDTDGKVLKQLFTASGQGVGVSDPAISPDGNRVAFQAQRVRPVPGSPVGTGVFTVPLDGTQKARQVTTGADADPAWSPVLPGVIAYRHFLAEGSWAIFLTNVDGSPVACNRALISNPIGGGKLCQFTDGSTLDQDPTWSPHGDQLAFRRGPVTSARIYVASLDGRQAPHPIWTTDVGNQSASSWTAR